The Malus domestica chromosome 10, GDT2T_hap1 nucleotide sequence TAATAGTTCCGGTTTTCTGTGTGTCAAATGAAAAGATGATGTCTTTTGGTTTTGTTGTATTTTTCCTGTGCCTCTTCTTGTAAAAAAACACTtattttttagttaaatttTAGGCCAgtttgatgaacttgttttcatttGAATTAGCTTAGCTCATTCATGGGTTCATGAGTCCACTTTGATCTTCCTGGAAAATTGAAGCCATAGGAAACGAGCCAAAGTTCGCAGAATGCCCGCTTCCAATTTGTCCCCATAAATTAGTGTAATTTAAAGTATAATATCGTATTTGAAGAAAACTAACAAGTTGTTTATAGAgagacaaaaaaaagaagaagcctTCTAAACTCAAGTTCAAAATTTGTCTCACTTGTCTATATATTCTGCAGGCTTTTGCTGGCAAGGGTCAAGCATTGAAGAGATGCCTTGAACATTTACAAAATTCTGACTTTTACACCAAATATTTGTAATGCAGTTGGGACTGAATCTTATAAGCAattaagaagagaagaagaggaacAAAGGTGTAGGAATTGCAGTTGCAGGGAAGTTGGGCTGGGCTCTTGATAGCATGGTAGAAGAGAAAGGCTTCCCCtttctttttataattttttattgaacatccaaattcaaatgcttgaaaactgTCCAAAAGCTGCATATACTCCGTTCCTTATGCAGCTCCTTGTGTCCCATACATGCATCACATAAATTAATAACAAGAACAAGGGaaagcagcagcaacaacaaatTCTTATTCTACTAAGTGCGGTCAATTGTATGAATCCTTGAACGCAAATTATACAACTGTGTTCAGTTTTGCATCAATTTTTCCAATAGCAAAgtattttttgtttcatttttccaCTTGCACCTGGTGTGGGCctacaaaagaaaaagataattgGTGGTGACTAGGATGATCATTaataaaatgattgtaaaatCCAATTTTGATAGTAGTGCTGCACGATCATCACCTCATTAGCAATACTTTCTTTTAATTAGGgttaatatttattaaaatgaTCTATATACATGGGTTGCAGAATGTTTGATTCCACATCTGTTTCTACCCAaatctttatttataaaaaaaataaaaaaaaataaaaaatttgcacaCGTAATTGTGTGATTCTGTGTGCTGGAAATGTTCAATAAGACAACATCATACAATCTTCCAAGGGGGGAACCGCATACTGTGAATAAGTCCCAAATTTCtctaattcttaattttttgaagCAAAATTCTTATTAGTTACTAATCACACCGTCACACCAAAAATTCACTCATATTACCTTATGATCAGTGtttatacaaataaaaaataataatagacTACACGACGTGATTTGCTTAAAATGCAATTTTTTAGCAAAATCCGGTCAAAAATAGAGAATGTAATAATCTCCCATCAAAAACTTGACAAAATAAGTTACACGTATATAAATAGCTCTATTACTAATGACGCTGatatttttaaattctaattatcatttttttttctaaatattaTTAACCCATAAGATTATTATTTTGCCATAATAATGGGATGAGCATGGTGGAGTGAGAGTGTTGGTCACATAATCTGTTTCGATATTGCTCTCACCTTGAAAACCCGAACCAACTCAACATTCTCACCTGATGCTTACATGTTTTGTCTTCACCCcttctttattattttctcCAATCCCTCCAAtcactctctttctttttttgcaaaaaaattGTATATCAGTATCCAAGTGGGAATTTGAGTGTTCATTTTCTTCTCGTTTTCTCTTCAGCCACCATTTTCTGCAGCTCCTCTCTGTTTCTACAATCCCACAAGGTGTGTTCTTTTGCTTCACAATTCATgcagtttcatttttttttgcatCTGGGATTGCACTCTTTGATGACTTTTTTAGATTATTTGATTGAATTTCGACTTGGGTTTTGATCAAAATCATGTATGATGTATTACAAATGAAATCTTTTCTTACTGTTGTATCGAAATCAATGTTTTTCTGAAGTGACATAGCGGAGTTTGAGACATGAGTGCAACAAAGTTTTGATTCTTTGAATCCGATACTGTGTTTGGATTGTTGGGTTATTGTTCGATTTGTTCAAAGCTTAATCctgatttttttattagggAGCCTAATCAGAAGTTTAATTAACATAAAAAGCCCCATCAGTCTAGGATGGATCACCAGTCATAGCTTATGAGTTTGATCATTCATAGCCCCCCTCTGTTATTGTAAATGCTTGGGATACTGTCACCTTAGCTTTCCGATTGCAAGTAAGTTCTTTGCCAATCTAAGATGTCCCAAGAATGTATTGAAGTTGGCGATCACATCCCCTGAAGTTAAAATCTTGAAAGTTGGAAAATTGGAAGCCACTGGTTTCATGGTTGTACTATCCCAGAGTAGATATCTCAAAGCCTAATTAGGCAGTGGGGTTTTTCTCATTCCCCTTTACTAGGTTGCTTTTGTTGGTTCATAGTTTCTATTACTATGCACCTAAAAATTAGGATAGCTTTTTCGGTCAATTGTTTGATATCTGAATTCGAAAGGATCTAACATAACATAATATTCAAGTGATTTTTGTTCACTACTCTAATTTCTTTCAGAATAGCGCGGGGATAGCATAAACAAATAGCAGAGATGGTGGAGATAACCAATGTTTCTGAGTATGAAGCCATTGCTAAGGAGAAATTGCCAAAGATGATTTATGACTACTATGCATCTGGTGCAGAGGACCAGTGGACTCTCAAGGAGAATGAAAGCGCATTTTCGCGGATTTTGTAAGCTCTTCTCTTGCTTTTGGACTATCATGTCAAAAGTAGTTTTTCTGTTTTTGATTTTTGGGGTTTGATTTTCATTCcctcataataaaaaaaatcgatTAAAGTTCTTATAGATGTAAGCAAGATagacttttgtgttttgattttaatttttttgatgGACCAGGTTTCGACCTCGTATTCTTATAGATGTAAGCAAGATAGACTTGAGAACAACTGTTTTGGGCTTCAACATTTCGATGCCGATCATGATTGCTCCAACAGCCATGCAGAAGATGGCTCACCCTGAAGGTATAAGCTCCTTCTATAAGTTGCATTAACAAATTTAAGTTAACTTAACAGCAGTTGGAATGAAAAAACGCTCTTGAAGTGTGATCTTTGCAAAGTTTTTCCTATAAAGCAGGGATAGCTAAATTTGATTAGGTAATTCTTAATCAGGTGAGTATGCAACGGCAAGAGCAGCATCCGCAGCTGACACAATTATGGTTTGACTTCTCATCATTGATTTAAATGCATGGCTTATTCAACTTAtataaagggagttttaacataACActcccggtattgttcactattaacgaaaaaccacatttatacctttccctgatactattcactatacctttaaaaagagttttttattaaaagggaagtttttttggacttttcgttagttttcctatatATCAATGATTTGAATGTGTGGCTTATTCATCTTATATATGCAATTTTGGTTGTTAGACACTGTCGTCTTGGGCTAGTTCCAGTGTTGAAGAGGTTGCGTCAACAGGACCTGGCGTTCGCTTTCTCCAACTCTATGTAAGTTTTGAATTTGCCCTTTTATATTAGCTAAATTCACTCTTTTAACATACTGTCTTAAGATCTTTGACCTCCATTTAAGTGGTCTTTGTGCGTAATTTGCATTATAAAAGCTGATAAAGGCCTAACACAAATAGATACTTACAAGGTTATCGTTTGTCATGCGTTGTAAACCTAATAGTCAatgatttctttggttcttgTTTAGGTGCACAATGACAGAAATGTTGTTGCACAGCTTGTAAAAAGAGCTGAGAGGGCCGGTTTCAAGGCAATAGCTCTCACTGTGGACGCTCCGAGGCTTGGGCGCAGGGAGGCAGATATCAAGAACAGGTGAGCATTGattcaaaatggtatttataaAACTAAGAAAGACAGTTACTAGAaacattttatgttgttttattATGCAATAAAATCTCATTATAAGGTCTTCAACAGATTTGTTTTGCCGCCAAACTTAACATTGAAGAACTTTGAGGATTTGGATCTCGGAAAGATGGATAAGGTGGGTGACTGACCTATACAACTTTCAGTATCAGACAATAAGTAACTTGATATTAATACACACATTTCTTGACCGTTTTGGTAATGAAAATTCAGACCAATGATTCTGGACTTGCATCGTATGTTGCTGGACAAATTGACCGGTCTCTCAGCTGGAAGGTAATGGTTGCTTCAATACATGATAGTTGAAACATTTCATGTGCAGTAAGAATTCAAACGATTTTCTTGGCCACATACACAGGATATACAATGGCTTCAGACAATCACCAAATTACCAATTCTTGTTAAGGGTGTAATTACTGCGGAGGATGGTAAGCAACCATATCCCTGACTCCACATTCCAAAGGAAAGCCAAGTCCCCTGCTTGGTCTATTATTGATAGTTTACAACAAATTCAATGACGTGTGTGCTGAAAAATGTAGCACGACTAGCTGTACAATATGGAGCTGCAGGAATTATCGTCTCCAACCACGGAGCTCGCCAACTCGATTATGTCCCTGCAACTATTATGGCACTGGAAGAGGTACATTTGCTTCATATTTTCTGCTTTTATCGATTTtttaaagggagttttaacgaaaagctcacgatactgttcactttaacgaaaaaccacatttttacactaaaaaatcaaacctggtactattcactttaccctttattttgttcttatcattaaaactcaaagttttcaaatcattttcattagtttttctttttttaaatgcTTCCAAGGTTCTGAAGTTGTTGAGTATTCTCTTCAACCGTTCATATTCTTGAAACTTTAGTCATTCTAAATTCCAAGTCACTTTCTTTGGTGTATAGAACTGTAAATCGTAATATTCTAAATTATGGTTTTGTTGTCATGGCTTATAGGTCGTTAGAGCGGCACAAGGTCAAATTCCTGTGTTTTTGGATGGTGGAGTAAGGCGAGGAACGGATGTTTTTAAAGCTCTGGCCCTTGGTGCATCGGGCGTATTTGTGAGTAAAGCTTATATTACTTGACACATACAGCAGAAACAAGATACAGCAACTATGATTCATTCCTGCCTCTAATATCTGTTATATTAAGACAACGAATTTAAAGCAATGCCTTAATTGCCACAGAACCGTATAATTAATTAGCCTACGAGTTCTAATTTGATACTTTAAACCTCAATTTTGCTCAGATTGGTAGACCGGTGGTGTTCTCGTTAGCAGCAGATGGTGAGGCTGGTGTAAGGAAAGTTCTTCAAATGCTTCGTGACGAGTTTGAGCTAACCATGGCATTGAGTGGTTGCCGTTCGCTGAAGGAGATCACGCGGAACCACATTATAACTGAATGGGATCGTCCTCGCATTGCACCGAGATTATAAGATGATCACATTTATTTTTTGTGCAATGATTGAACTGTCAATTTTTTGTTCTGTCTTGAACTAAATATATTTGAGAACTCAACTTCTGTATTGGGAATAAAATGGAGTCAATAttggtttaagttttgtttcTGCACCAAACGGTACTTTCTTTCTTGGACTACTACCAGACCAGACCGAAAGTAATGGTTGGCAAAGACCAtatgtttgattttttagtcTATTAGTTTATCCTTCAGGGATTAACTTATGGGTGGTGTTGTCCACATTTCCTTTTTTACCTTTTACATAGCCGACTAAAAGTTGAGATAAAGAGAAATAGATGAATAATAGTAGAAGAGAAAATTATTAAACTGTACAGAAAACTGATTATCTTTTTGAAGCTGACTGAAAGTTGAGATAAGTGAGAAATTGATAAATAACAGTAGAAGAGAAAATCTTTAAACTGAACAGAAAACTAATTGAGCATGCCTTCTGGAAGTTGAGACAAAATTCTTGAACTGAAATTAACATAAATTGTGTAGAAAGTAAATAGGGGTATGCACCCTAACTTATAAGCAACTGACATGTGTTTTGTTATCTTCTTCTACAGGGTTTAAAATGCGTCGGTTTGAAATACCCGCGCATTGCATACTTCCTTTTTTCCTGGCTAGAGCCAAAATATTGGACCAGAAATTTTTTGAAGTTGTTTGAGAGGCGGAGAGAATCCAAATTCCAAAGGGGAGATAAGCATGACAGGGCTGATCCAGTCCCAAATAAGTCGTGTCATGTCACCTCAATTATCCTCACAGCCGTTAATTAAGCGTAAAAATGAAGATtagtaaaaacatttaaaacGTTTTTGTCTCTTCAATATTGTAGGCAAGACGGAAAAGAAAAAGCTTGATTCGCTCAGAAAGTTTGTAACGTTGAAATGAAGGCATGATAAGAAGCTGCAACACTTAACCttctttaatatttattttatctttttcagTTAGACATTTTATATCGTTTTAATTATGGTTactgtttttaaaattttttatgacATTTATGTCACCTCATAATTTTAATGTTAATTACAGTTCAACAATAAAGTATTCAGTTAAAAACATAATGACAGAGAGCTCCATTTTTACAGAGTTTCATATTTAGAAAGTCTCCTTAGTACTTCTCATAAAACTATTTCCATCTctcttcacaaaaaaaaaaaaaagagatataCAACCAATCGGGAATATGTATGAATCCCTTGTATGAATGCTAGTGGTAGCAAGCAAGCTAATCCCCATCGCCTTGTAACTTTACGAAACCTTCCAGGAAGTTGCCATGCAATTTCGTGTGAAAGATACTCATTGCCATCTTTTCTTTAGCtccaatatatattttttcatttaGCTTGTATATACTGAGACATTTGTCAATGTTGGGCTGAAATTGGCATGACCTTGTTCAAGATTATAGCTCAAATTACAATTACGTATCTGCAACCTCTgtcttttatttgatttttaaaaATATCATTTGTATAAGGTATTTCACAATCGTTTATGTGAGTGTGATACATATAGATAGTAATCAAGCATCTTGAGTTTCATTTCTATAACACTATTGCTACACTAGTGTGAGTTCAATATATTTGTATCACTAGGGATGGCAACGGTTCGGTTTGgggatgtcacatcccggcccggggcgtaCCATTTTCTGGGcctgctccaccaccgtagcacgatattgtccgctttgggccccgaccatgccctcacggttttgtttctgggaactcacgagcaacttcctagtaggtcacccatcctgagagtgatctggcctccttctcgcttaatttcggagttcctacgaaacccgaagccaatgagctcctaaaaggccttgtgctaggtatggatgtgaatatacatttaaggatcgctcccctgggcgatgtgggatcttacaatccaccccccttaggggcccgacgtcctcgtcggcacactttcggccagggattggctttgataccattttgtcacatcccggcccggggcgtaCAACTTcccaggcccgctccaccaccgtagcacaatattgtccgctttgggccccgaccatgtcctcacggttttgtttttgggaactcacgagcaacttcccagtgggtcacccatcttgagagtgctctgacctccttctcgcttaacttcggagttcctacggaacccaaagccaatgagctcccaaaaggcctcgtgctaggtagggatacgaatatacatttaaggatcgctcccctgggcgatgtgggatcttacagagGACGTAAAATGTTATATCCACCCCATAACCACAAAAATTAACCATTTCCATAACCACAAATTATCCATAATCATACCCAGGGGTAATAGATTTCCCATCGGTTAACGGTTATATCCATCTTCatcaataccaaaaatatattcgttcaattGATGTATTATATATACTAATTTCATCATTATAATATAATAGATACATTGATGATGTTGGCTGATCTTTGATCTCTCTCATAAGCACCATTAAATTCTCATtggttttgattcaaaacttgTGAACTTTCCCACAAATGCAACTTTTGGTATCAAGGTAAGGGGTGCAgtgaatatataaattatattatatataatatgaaatattcCGGTTGAATACGGATCAGGGACCCCTATAACCATAACCGAAAGCATAACCGAATAATATTTTCGGTTTTTCCCCATATCCGAAATATAACAAAATTTTCATCCCCAAATCCATTCCATTCAGCAGTTATCCACGGTTATCGGGTATGATGGTTTGAATTGCCTTCCCTATACCACACTCATGAGTTTGATATATTGAACTCATGAGTATAATATATTGAACTAATGAGTTCAATAAATTGGTATCACACTCAAATTTTCTAGCTCACTATAGAAGTGTGATTTCTATATGAGTTCAATATGTTGATATCACACTTTTTTGTTTTCCGACCTACAATGGAAGGCCTAAGTATTGTTGTACcggaagaagaacaagaaaaaaacATTGGCATAAAAACAtctaacaaaataaaatataatgtATATTGTATAGTTAAACTGATACTTTCGTCaaaaatttttatataaaaacatcTTAAATATTCTTGTTTTCTTAGTTGGTTAATTATCATCCAATGAAATTAGTGAACCATGTCGAAATTGgtatattatttgaatttttgcaatttttttaaaacatattgTATTCTAATGGTTTACTTGtgtaaaaaaggaaaattattagCCAAAATGGATGTAATCTTCTCAGTCATATCATCTCCCACCCACATCAACAAAAGAACaacaaatgaaaaatgttttgccATAATCCAATTAACACCATCTAACATTAAAGATCTAAAATCAACCCAAACAATGTATATATGATGTCTCCCACACGATGACTAGAAGTGCTTAGAATTAACTAATTTACACAAAGCTCTCTTCGATCAGTCGATCTCCATCTAATTTACGTAAATAATAAACTTGACGTGCCTTAGTTCCTAGCGATGGTATGGAGATGTTGCTTGATTCCGATGCTTTCTCTCCTGCAAAAACCTTTGGAGTGATCTCTTCAGAGACGTGCCAGCAACTGGGCTACCCAGCGGAGACATCAAATTTGGTGAAGGTGGTTCTGATGATCCACTTGGAGTAAATGGACTCTTTACCCTCTCTTCCATTTCTTTGTTTGCAAGAAAAATGATGGATCTGGCCTGCAAAGTACcaacaaatttaattaattattggtttaatttaataaGTTATTAGAGGATAACTATTCATTAATATGATTAATATCTGAATAATACTTACACTTCCCCCTTGGGAAGATGAGCTCATTCATCAATTAGTCACTCAAATGTATTGAAAAAATCGACCGTATAAATACCAAATAACATATTTATGATGAACTGTCCACTTATTTAATACGTTTGGATGATTAAGCTATCTTAAACTTTAAAAGAAGAACGTGACGTACCTGAAGCTCTGTAACATCACGAACGCACATCATTCTGTTGTAAAAAATTGtcatctgctgctgctgctgctgctgttgttcGTGTTGTTCTTGTTGCTGGGTTTCATTAGGGTTAGGGAAGCTGGAATCAGCAGAAGGATTATGAAGCTGAAGCTGAAGCTCCAGATTGCAGTTTCTCCTCATGGTAATTTAGGGTTTGGAATCAAAGTTACTACAAAACCAAGAGAATGaaggatgatgatgaagattGAAGAGAGAACAAATGAAGATAGATGCGGAGTGGGTTTTAGATCGATGTGGAGTGACTTTATATATAAAACTGCCATATGCATGCAGCATGCGGACTGAAGGGCCCCACATAGACGTGACTGTAGTCTAGACCCCTTCAAACACGAAACGCACGCACTTTACACCAAGATACTGTTTAGCGGCGAAAAAGCTCCTCTTTTCATTTAATCACGTGTATCATGATTTTTAAACTTGGTTTTTTCTTTAGGTTTCATCATTTAATTCTATTTGTTTATACAGTAATATTATGTGGGCTTATTCTGGTAGACCGTCATTGTGCGCGAGACCCGTTTATATACTGGGAAACTTCTCAATAATTGTGTTAATTTTGTGAATACAACTGCAATTTCTCTAACTTACGAATTTGACTTTTATGGTATGTATCACTTAGTGGACCGGAAAATTAACAGTTTGATCTTGCATATAAGGAATTAATGAGTCTTTCTCCAAGTTAAATCTTGCATAAAACTAGTATTAGTGTAGCAAGGcccctaattttttctttttttgaacaaaagataaagggagggggtgggcttagtttcacaatggactagcaataatgtgattcaaatttgcctttgtctttggcgagaatcaaacatTTGActtctcacttataaatgaagaaTAATACCACTGTGGTACTAAGTGGGAACCCCTAATTTATATCTAACAAAAATAACTAATTAATGCACTGCTACGATATTTTAATCTTTAGGTT carries:
- the LOC103435003 gene encoding glycolate oxidase 1-like isoform X2; this encodes MTTMHLVQRTSGLSRRMKAHFRGFCKFRPRILIDVSKIDLRTTVLGFNISMPIMIAPTAMQKMAHPEGEYATARAASAADTIMTLSSWASSSVEEVASTGPGVRFLQLYVHNDRNVVAQLVKRAERAGFKAIALTVDAPRLGRREADIKNRFVLPPNLTLKNFEDLDLGKMDKTNDSGLASYVAGQIDRSLSWKDIQWLQTITKLPILVKGVITAEDARLAVQYGAAGIIVSNHGARQLDYVPATIMALEEVVRAAQGQIPVFLDGGVRRGTDVFKALALGASGVFIGRPVVFSLAADGEAGVRKVLQMLRDEFELTMALSGCRSLKEITRNHIITEWDRPRIAPRL
- the LOC103435003 gene encoding glycolate oxidase 1-like isoform X1 is translated as MVEITNVSEYEAIAKEKLPKMIYDYYASGAEDQWTLKENESAFSRILFRPRILIDVSKIDLRTTVLGFNISMPIMIAPTAMQKMAHPEGEYATARAASAADTIMTLSSWASSSVEEVASTGPGVRFLQLYVHNDRNVVAQLVKRAERAGFKAIALTVDAPRLGRREADIKNRFVLPPNLTLKNFEDLDLGKMDKTNDSGLASYVAGQIDRSLSWKDIQWLQTITKLPILVKGVITAEDARLAVQYGAAGIIVSNHGARQLDYVPATIMALEEVVRAAQGQIPVFLDGGVRRGTDVFKALALGASGVFIGRPVVFSLAADGEAGVRKVLQMLRDEFELTMALSGCRSLKEITRNHIITEWDRPRIAPRL
- the LOC103435005 gene encoding protein TIFY 5A-like; this encodes MRRNCNLELQLQLHNPSADSSFPNPNETQQQEQHEQQQQQQQQMTIFYNRMMCVRDVTELQARSIIFLANKEMEERVKSPFTPSGSSEPPSPNLMSPLGSPVAGTSLKRSLQRFLQERKHRNQATSPYHR